A window of the Gossypium arboreum isolate Shixiya-1 chromosome 2, ASM2569848v2, whole genome shotgun sequence genome harbors these coding sequences:
- the LOC108466943 gene encoding uncharacterized protein LOC108466943 isoform X1: MALSVSDLSAIYSLLANSMSQDESIRKPAESALAQSESRPGFCSCLMEVITAKDLASQVDIRLMASVYFKNSINRYWRKRRDSSGISNEEKQHLKQKLLSHLREENYQIAQMLAVLISKIARFDYPREWPELVSFLAQQLPSADVLTSHRIFMILFRTLKELSTKRLTADQRNFAEISSHLYKYCWHIWQSDLQTISHGFSIITQSYNSNGKEQHHDDLYLTCERWLFCLKIICQLVISGFQSDAKCIQEIRPVKEVSPVLLNAAQSFLPYYTSLQNRHPKFWEFIKRACTKLMKVLVAIQQRHPYSFGDICVLQPVLNFCLNKITDPEPDILSFEQFLIKCMVMAKSVFECKEYKPSVTGRVMDENGVTLEQMKKNISNAVAGVLTRLLPNERIVLLCNVLIRRYFVLTTSDLEEWYENPEVFHHEQDMVQWTEKLRPCAEALYIVLFENHSQLLAPIVVSILQEAMNGCPTSTSEITPGLLLKDAAYGAAAYVYYELSNYLSFRDWFNGALSLELSNDHPNMRIIHRKVALILGQWVSEIKDDTKRAVYCALIRLLQDKDLSVRLAACRSLCLHVEDANFSEKDFSDLLPVCWGSCFKLVKEVQEFDSKVQVLNLISVLLGHVNEVIPYASNLMHFFQMVWEESSGESLLRIQLLIALRNFVIALGYQSPSCYSMLLPILQKGIDINGPDELNLLEDSMLLWEATLSHAPAMVPQLLAYFPCLLEILERNFDHLQVAVDIIEDYIILGGREFLSMHASSVAKLLDLIVGNVNDRGLLSILPIIDILILCFPMEVPPLISSTLQKLVVICLSGDDGDPSKTAVKASSAAIIARILVMNTNYLAQLTSEPSLSSVLQQTGVAIEDNILLSLVGVWLDKVDNVSLPQKKAFGLALSIILTLRLPQVLDKLDQILSVCTSVILGGTDDLTEEESRNCSGDNMSYGRSHDEDLLPSKELRRRQIKVSDPINRLSLENSVRDNLQTCAALHGESFNSAIAKIHPAAFAQLKQALKMP; the protein is encoded by the exons ATGGCGCTCTCGGTTTCTGATTTGTCTGCCATATACTCGTTGCTCGCCAACTCAATGAGTCAAGATGAGTCTATTCGCAAACCGGCTGAGTCGGCTCTTGCTCAATCTGAAAGCAGGCCTGGTTTCTGCTCTTGTCTTATG GAAGTGATTACAGCGAAAGATTTAGCTTCGCAAGTGGATATTCGATTAATGGCTTCTGTATATTTCAAAAACAGTATTAATCGGTATTGGAGGAAGCGACGCGATTCCTC GGGGATAAGCAATGAAGAGAAAcaacatttaaaacaaaaattgttATCACACTTGAGAGAAGAGAATTATCAG ATAGCTCAAATGCTGGCAGTGCTTATTTCAAAAATTGCTCGCTTTGACTATCCCCGGGAATG GCCAGAGCTTGTCTCATTTCTTGCACAGCAGCTCCCATCCGCTGATGTTCTTACCTCCCACAGGATTTTTATGATTCTCTTTAGAACTTTGAAAGAATTATCCACAAAACGTCTTACTGCAGACCAAAGGAATTTTGCAGAG ATCTCATCCCATTTATACAAATATTGCTGGCATATTTGGCAGAGTGATTTACAAACAATATCACATGGTTTTTCTATAATCACACAGAGCTATAATTCAAATGGAAAGGAGCAGCATCATGATGATCTTTATCTAACATGTGAGAGATGGTTGTTTTGTCTAAAGATAATATGTCAATTAGTGATTTCAGGGTTTCAAAGTGATGCAAAATGTATACAG GAGATAAGACCAGTCAAAGAGGTCTCTCCTGTGCTTTTGAATGCTGCCCAATCATTTCTTCCATACT ATACATCTTTGCAGAATAGACATCCTAAATTTTGGGAGTTTATAAAGAGGGCATGTACTAAATTGATGAAGGTTCTAGTTGCAATTCAACAAAGGCATCCTTATTCTTTTGGTGATATATGCGTCCTTCAACCTGTTCTAAATTTCTGCTTAAATAAGATTACAGATCCTGAGCCAGATATATTATCCTTTGAGCAATTCCTGATTAAGTGTATGGTAATGGCTAAAAGTGTATTTGAATGTAAAGAATATAAACCAAGTGTTACTGGACGGGTTATGGATGAGAATGGTGTTACACTAGAGCAGATGAAGAAAAACATTTCTAATGCTGTTGCTGGTGTTTTGACTAGACTTCTGCCCAATGAACGGATAGTACTTTTATGCAATGTGTTAATAAGGAG GTATTTTGTTCTAACCACGAGTGATTTGGAGGAATGGTATGAGAATCCTGAGGTTTTTCATCATGAGCAGGATATGGTTCAATGGACAGAGAAACTGAGGCCTTGTGCGGAGGCTTTATATATTGTATTGTTTGAAAACCACAGTCAA CTGCTGGCTCCTATTGTGGTGTCCATCCTTCAAGAGGCAATGAATGGTTGCCCAACTTCTACATCTGAAATAACTCCGGGGTTACTTCTTAAAGATGCTGCCTATGGTGCCGCTGCATATGTATATTATGAGCTCTCAAATTATCTCAGCTTCAGAGATTG GTTTAATGGTGCTTTATCCCTTGAACTTTCTAATGATCATCCAAATATGCGTATCATCCACCGGAAAGTTGCTCTAATACTGGGACAATGGGTTTCTGAG ATAAAGGatgacacaaaaagagctgtATATTGTGCCTTGATACGGTTGTTACAGGACAAAGACTTATCTGTGAGG CTGGCAGCCTGTCGATCCTTATGTTTACATGTTGAAGATGCAAACTTTTCAGAGAAAGATTTTTCTGATCTACTTCCTGTTTGTTGGGGTTCATGTTTTAAGTTGGTCAAAGAAGTTCAAGAGTTTGATTCAAAG GTCCAGGTTTTAAATTTGATTTCTGTTCTTCTTGGCCATGTCAATGAAGTCATCCCATATGCCAGCAACTTGATGCATTTTTTCCAGATG GTTTGGGAGGAATCTTCTGGAGAAAGCCTTCTACGGATACAGCTTCTTATTGCTTTGCGGAACTTTGTTATTGCCCTTGGATATCAGTCACCTAGTTGTTACAGCATGCTCTTGCCCATTCTTCAGAAAGGGATTGATATAAATGGCCCTGATGAACTCAATCTTTTGGAGGATAGCATGCTG TTATGGGAAGCCACACTGTCTCATGCACCTGCAATGGTGCCTCAACTCTTAGCATATTTCCCATGTCTTTTGGAAATCCTGGAAAGAAATTTTGACCATTTGCAG GTAGCTGTTGATATTATTGAAGATTACATTATTTTGGGTGGAAGGGAATTTCTTAGCATGCACGCTTCCAGTGTGGCTAAACTTCTAGATCTCATTGTTGGAAACGTCAACGATAGAGGGCTGCTTTCAATTCTTCCCATCATTGACATTCTAATACTG TGTTTCCCCATGGAAGTGCCGCCATTAATCAGCAGTACTTTACAA AAACTAGTTGTTATTTGCTTGAGTGGAGATGATGGTGATCCTTCCAAGACGGCCGTGAAAGCATCTTCAGCTGCTATCATAGCAAGGATTTTGGTGATGAATACCAACTATCTTGCACAACTAACATCAGAACCTTCTCTTTCATCAGTACTGCAGCAAACTGGTGTAGCTATTGAAGATAATATTCTTCTTTCTCTAGTTGGCGTATGGCTTGACAAG GTAGACAATGTATCTTTGCCCCAGAAGAAAGCATTTGGACTAGCACTTTCCATAATTTTAACTTTAAGGTTGCCTCAAGTACTAGACAAACTAGATCAAATACTAAG TGTTTGCACTAGTGTAATTCTCGGAGGGACTGATGACTTAACCGAGGAAGAGTCAAG AAATTGCAGTGGTGATAACATGAGCTATGGCAGGTCGCACGATGAGGATTTGCTTCCTAGTAAGGAGTTAAGGAGAAGACAG ATCAAAGTCTCGGACCCTATCAACCGGTTATCATTAGAAAACTCAGTGAGAGACAACCTTCAAACTTGTGCTGCCCTTCATGGAGAGTCGTTTAATTCTGCCATTGCTAAAATACATCCAGCAGCTTTTGCACAGTTGAAGCAGGCGCTAAAGATGCCATAA
- the LOC108466943 gene encoding uncharacterized protein LOC108466943 isoform X2: MALSVSDLSAIYSLLANSMSQDESIRKPAESALAQSESRPGFCSCLMEVITAKDLASQVDIRLMASVYFKNSINRYWRKRRDSSGISNEEKQHLKQKLLSHLREENYQIAQMLAVLISKIARFDYPREWPELVSFLAQQLPSADVLTSHRIFMILFRTLKELSTKRLTADQRNFAEISSHLYKYCWHIWQSDLQTISHGFSIITQSYNSNGKEQHHDDLYLTCERWLFCLKIICQLVISGFQSDAKCIQEIRPVKEVSPVLLNAAQSFLPYYTSLQNRHPKFWEFIKRACTKLMKVLVAIQQRHPYSFGDICVLQPVLNFCLNKITDPEPDILSFEQFLIKCMVMAKSVFECKEYKPSVTGRVMDENGVTLEQMKKNISNAVAGVLTRLLPNERIVLLCNVLIRRYFVLTTSDLEEWYENPEVFHHEQDMVQWTEKLRPCAEALYIVLFENHSQLLAPIVVSILQEAMNGCPTSTSEITPGLLLKDAAYGAAAYVYYELSNYLSFRDWFNGALSLELSNDHPNMRIIHRKVALILGQWVSEIKDDTKRAVYCALIRLLQDKDLSVRLAACRSLCLHVEDANFSEKDFSDLLPVCWGSCFKLVKEVQEFDSKVQVLNLISVLLGHVNEVIPYASNLMHFFQMVWEESSGESLLRIQLLIALRNFVIALGYQSPSCYSMLLPILQKGIDINGPDELNLLEDSMLLWEATLSHAPAMVPQLLAYFPCLLEILERNFDHLQVAVDIIEDYIILGGREFLSMHASSVAKLLDLIVGNVNDRGLLSILPIIDILILCFPMEVPPLISSTLQKLVVICLSGDDGDPSKTAVKASSAAIIARILVMNTNYLAQLTSEPSLSSVLQQTGVAIEDNILLSLVGVWLDKVDNVSLPQKKAFGLALSIILTLRLPQVLDKLDQILSVCTSVILGGTDDLTEEESSGDNMSYGRSHDEDLLPSKELRRRQIKVSDPINRLSLENSVRDNLQTCAALHGESFNSAIAKIHPAAFAQLKQALKMP, from the exons ATGGCGCTCTCGGTTTCTGATTTGTCTGCCATATACTCGTTGCTCGCCAACTCAATGAGTCAAGATGAGTCTATTCGCAAACCGGCTGAGTCGGCTCTTGCTCAATCTGAAAGCAGGCCTGGTTTCTGCTCTTGTCTTATG GAAGTGATTACAGCGAAAGATTTAGCTTCGCAAGTGGATATTCGATTAATGGCTTCTGTATATTTCAAAAACAGTATTAATCGGTATTGGAGGAAGCGACGCGATTCCTC GGGGATAAGCAATGAAGAGAAAcaacatttaaaacaaaaattgttATCACACTTGAGAGAAGAGAATTATCAG ATAGCTCAAATGCTGGCAGTGCTTATTTCAAAAATTGCTCGCTTTGACTATCCCCGGGAATG GCCAGAGCTTGTCTCATTTCTTGCACAGCAGCTCCCATCCGCTGATGTTCTTACCTCCCACAGGATTTTTATGATTCTCTTTAGAACTTTGAAAGAATTATCCACAAAACGTCTTACTGCAGACCAAAGGAATTTTGCAGAG ATCTCATCCCATTTATACAAATATTGCTGGCATATTTGGCAGAGTGATTTACAAACAATATCACATGGTTTTTCTATAATCACACAGAGCTATAATTCAAATGGAAAGGAGCAGCATCATGATGATCTTTATCTAACATGTGAGAGATGGTTGTTTTGTCTAAAGATAATATGTCAATTAGTGATTTCAGGGTTTCAAAGTGATGCAAAATGTATACAG GAGATAAGACCAGTCAAAGAGGTCTCTCCTGTGCTTTTGAATGCTGCCCAATCATTTCTTCCATACT ATACATCTTTGCAGAATAGACATCCTAAATTTTGGGAGTTTATAAAGAGGGCATGTACTAAATTGATGAAGGTTCTAGTTGCAATTCAACAAAGGCATCCTTATTCTTTTGGTGATATATGCGTCCTTCAACCTGTTCTAAATTTCTGCTTAAATAAGATTACAGATCCTGAGCCAGATATATTATCCTTTGAGCAATTCCTGATTAAGTGTATGGTAATGGCTAAAAGTGTATTTGAATGTAAAGAATATAAACCAAGTGTTACTGGACGGGTTATGGATGAGAATGGTGTTACACTAGAGCAGATGAAGAAAAACATTTCTAATGCTGTTGCTGGTGTTTTGACTAGACTTCTGCCCAATGAACGGATAGTACTTTTATGCAATGTGTTAATAAGGAG GTATTTTGTTCTAACCACGAGTGATTTGGAGGAATGGTATGAGAATCCTGAGGTTTTTCATCATGAGCAGGATATGGTTCAATGGACAGAGAAACTGAGGCCTTGTGCGGAGGCTTTATATATTGTATTGTTTGAAAACCACAGTCAA CTGCTGGCTCCTATTGTGGTGTCCATCCTTCAAGAGGCAATGAATGGTTGCCCAACTTCTACATCTGAAATAACTCCGGGGTTACTTCTTAAAGATGCTGCCTATGGTGCCGCTGCATATGTATATTATGAGCTCTCAAATTATCTCAGCTTCAGAGATTG GTTTAATGGTGCTTTATCCCTTGAACTTTCTAATGATCATCCAAATATGCGTATCATCCACCGGAAAGTTGCTCTAATACTGGGACAATGGGTTTCTGAG ATAAAGGatgacacaaaaagagctgtATATTGTGCCTTGATACGGTTGTTACAGGACAAAGACTTATCTGTGAGG CTGGCAGCCTGTCGATCCTTATGTTTACATGTTGAAGATGCAAACTTTTCAGAGAAAGATTTTTCTGATCTACTTCCTGTTTGTTGGGGTTCATGTTTTAAGTTGGTCAAAGAAGTTCAAGAGTTTGATTCAAAG GTCCAGGTTTTAAATTTGATTTCTGTTCTTCTTGGCCATGTCAATGAAGTCATCCCATATGCCAGCAACTTGATGCATTTTTTCCAGATG GTTTGGGAGGAATCTTCTGGAGAAAGCCTTCTACGGATACAGCTTCTTATTGCTTTGCGGAACTTTGTTATTGCCCTTGGATATCAGTCACCTAGTTGTTACAGCATGCTCTTGCCCATTCTTCAGAAAGGGATTGATATAAATGGCCCTGATGAACTCAATCTTTTGGAGGATAGCATGCTG TTATGGGAAGCCACACTGTCTCATGCACCTGCAATGGTGCCTCAACTCTTAGCATATTTCCCATGTCTTTTGGAAATCCTGGAAAGAAATTTTGACCATTTGCAG GTAGCTGTTGATATTATTGAAGATTACATTATTTTGGGTGGAAGGGAATTTCTTAGCATGCACGCTTCCAGTGTGGCTAAACTTCTAGATCTCATTGTTGGAAACGTCAACGATAGAGGGCTGCTTTCAATTCTTCCCATCATTGACATTCTAATACTG TGTTTCCCCATGGAAGTGCCGCCATTAATCAGCAGTACTTTACAA AAACTAGTTGTTATTTGCTTGAGTGGAGATGATGGTGATCCTTCCAAGACGGCCGTGAAAGCATCTTCAGCTGCTATCATAGCAAGGATTTTGGTGATGAATACCAACTATCTTGCACAACTAACATCAGAACCTTCTCTTTCATCAGTACTGCAGCAAACTGGTGTAGCTATTGAAGATAATATTCTTCTTTCTCTAGTTGGCGTATGGCTTGACAAG GTAGACAATGTATCTTTGCCCCAGAAGAAAGCATTTGGACTAGCACTTTCCATAATTTTAACTTTAAGGTTGCCTCAAGTACTAGACAAACTAGATCAAATACTAAG TGTTTGCACTAGTGTAATTCTCGGAGGGACTGATGACTTAACCGAGGAAGAGTCAAG TGGTGATAACATGAGCTATGGCAGGTCGCACGATGAGGATTTGCTTCCTAGTAAGGAGTTAAGGAGAAGACAG ATCAAAGTCTCGGACCCTATCAACCGGTTATCATTAGAAAACTCAGTGAGAGACAACCTTCAAACTTGTGCTGCCCTTCATGGAGAGTCGTTTAATTCTGCCATTGCTAAAATACATCCAGCAGCTTTTGCACAGTTGAAGCAGGCGCTAAAGATGCCATAA
- the LOC108466943 gene encoding uncharacterized protein LOC108466943 isoform X3 — protein MALSVSDLSAIYSLLANSMSQDESIRKPAESALAQSESRPGFCSCLMEVITAKDLASQVDIRLMASVYFKNSINRYWRKRRDSSGISNEEKQHLKQKLLSHLREENYQIAQMLAVLISKIARFDYPREWPELVSFLAQQLPSADVLTSHRIFMILFRTLKELSTKRLTADQRNFAEISSHLYKYCWHIWQSDLQTISHGFSIITQSYNSNGKEQHHDDLYLTCERWLFCLKIICQLVISGFQSDAKCIQEIRPVKEVSPVLLNAAQSFLPYYTSLQNRHPKFWEFIKRACTKLMKVLVAIQQRHPYSFGDICVLQPVLNFCLNKITDPEPDILSFEQFLIKCMVMAKSVFECKEYKPSVTGRVMDENGVTLEQMKKNISNAVAGVLTRLLPNERIVLLCNVLIRRYFVLTTSDLEEWYENPEVFHHEQDMVQWTEKLRPCAEALYIVLFENHSQLLAPIVVSILQEAMNGCPTSTSEITPGLLLKDAAYGAAAYVYYELSNYLSFRDWFNGALSLELSNDHPNMRIIHRKVALILGQWVSEIKDDTKRAVYCALIRLLQDKDLSVRLAACRSLCLHVEDANFSEKDFSDLLPVCWGSCFKLVKEVQEFDSKVQVLNLISVLLGHVNEVIPYASNLMHFFQMVWEESSGESLLRIQLLIALRNFVIALGYQSPSCYSMLLPILQKGIDINGPDELNLLEDSMLLWEATLSHAPAMVPQLLAYFPCLLEILERNFDHLQVAVDIIEDYIILGGREFLSMHASSVAKLLDLIVGNVNDRGLLSILPIIDILILCFPMEVPPLISSTLQKLVVICLSGDDGDPSKTAVKASSAAIIARILVMNTNYLAQLTSEPSLSSVLQQTGVAIEDNILLSLVGVWLDKVDNVSLPQKKAFGLALSIILTLRLPQVLDKLDQILSVCTSVILGGTDDLTEEESRSHDEDLLPSKELRRRQIKVSDPINRLSLENSVRDNLQTCAALHGESFNSAIAKIHPAAFAQLKQALKMP, from the exons ATGGCGCTCTCGGTTTCTGATTTGTCTGCCATATACTCGTTGCTCGCCAACTCAATGAGTCAAGATGAGTCTATTCGCAAACCGGCTGAGTCGGCTCTTGCTCAATCTGAAAGCAGGCCTGGTTTCTGCTCTTGTCTTATG GAAGTGATTACAGCGAAAGATTTAGCTTCGCAAGTGGATATTCGATTAATGGCTTCTGTATATTTCAAAAACAGTATTAATCGGTATTGGAGGAAGCGACGCGATTCCTC GGGGATAAGCAATGAAGAGAAAcaacatttaaaacaaaaattgttATCACACTTGAGAGAAGAGAATTATCAG ATAGCTCAAATGCTGGCAGTGCTTATTTCAAAAATTGCTCGCTTTGACTATCCCCGGGAATG GCCAGAGCTTGTCTCATTTCTTGCACAGCAGCTCCCATCCGCTGATGTTCTTACCTCCCACAGGATTTTTATGATTCTCTTTAGAACTTTGAAAGAATTATCCACAAAACGTCTTACTGCAGACCAAAGGAATTTTGCAGAG ATCTCATCCCATTTATACAAATATTGCTGGCATATTTGGCAGAGTGATTTACAAACAATATCACATGGTTTTTCTATAATCACACAGAGCTATAATTCAAATGGAAAGGAGCAGCATCATGATGATCTTTATCTAACATGTGAGAGATGGTTGTTTTGTCTAAAGATAATATGTCAATTAGTGATTTCAGGGTTTCAAAGTGATGCAAAATGTATACAG GAGATAAGACCAGTCAAAGAGGTCTCTCCTGTGCTTTTGAATGCTGCCCAATCATTTCTTCCATACT ATACATCTTTGCAGAATAGACATCCTAAATTTTGGGAGTTTATAAAGAGGGCATGTACTAAATTGATGAAGGTTCTAGTTGCAATTCAACAAAGGCATCCTTATTCTTTTGGTGATATATGCGTCCTTCAACCTGTTCTAAATTTCTGCTTAAATAAGATTACAGATCCTGAGCCAGATATATTATCCTTTGAGCAATTCCTGATTAAGTGTATGGTAATGGCTAAAAGTGTATTTGAATGTAAAGAATATAAACCAAGTGTTACTGGACGGGTTATGGATGAGAATGGTGTTACACTAGAGCAGATGAAGAAAAACATTTCTAATGCTGTTGCTGGTGTTTTGACTAGACTTCTGCCCAATGAACGGATAGTACTTTTATGCAATGTGTTAATAAGGAG GTATTTTGTTCTAACCACGAGTGATTTGGAGGAATGGTATGAGAATCCTGAGGTTTTTCATCATGAGCAGGATATGGTTCAATGGACAGAGAAACTGAGGCCTTGTGCGGAGGCTTTATATATTGTATTGTTTGAAAACCACAGTCAA CTGCTGGCTCCTATTGTGGTGTCCATCCTTCAAGAGGCAATGAATGGTTGCCCAACTTCTACATCTGAAATAACTCCGGGGTTACTTCTTAAAGATGCTGCCTATGGTGCCGCTGCATATGTATATTATGAGCTCTCAAATTATCTCAGCTTCAGAGATTG GTTTAATGGTGCTTTATCCCTTGAACTTTCTAATGATCATCCAAATATGCGTATCATCCACCGGAAAGTTGCTCTAATACTGGGACAATGGGTTTCTGAG ATAAAGGatgacacaaaaagagctgtATATTGTGCCTTGATACGGTTGTTACAGGACAAAGACTTATCTGTGAGG CTGGCAGCCTGTCGATCCTTATGTTTACATGTTGAAGATGCAAACTTTTCAGAGAAAGATTTTTCTGATCTACTTCCTGTTTGTTGGGGTTCATGTTTTAAGTTGGTCAAAGAAGTTCAAGAGTTTGATTCAAAG GTCCAGGTTTTAAATTTGATTTCTGTTCTTCTTGGCCATGTCAATGAAGTCATCCCATATGCCAGCAACTTGATGCATTTTTTCCAGATG GTTTGGGAGGAATCTTCTGGAGAAAGCCTTCTACGGATACAGCTTCTTATTGCTTTGCGGAACTTTGTTATTGCCCTTGGATATCAGTCACCTAGTTGTTACAGCATGCTCTTGCCCATTCTTCAGAAAGGGATTGATATAAATGGCCCTGATGAACTCAATCTTTTGGAGGATAGCATGCTG TTATGGGAAGCCACACTGTCTCATGCACCTGCAATGGTGCCTCAACTCTTAGCATATTTCCCATGTCTTTTGGAAATCCTGGAAAGAAATTTTGACCATTTGCAG GTAGCTGTTGATATTATTGAAGATTACATTATTTTGGGTGGAAGGGAATTTCTTAGCATGCACGCTTCCAGTGTGGCTAAACTTCTAGATCTCATTGTTGGAAACGTCAACGATAGAGGGCTGCTTTCAATTCTTCCCATCATTGACATTCTAATACTG TGTTTCCCCATGGAAGTGCCGCCATTAATCAGCAGTACTTTACAA AAACTAGTTGTTATTTGCTTGAGTGGAGATGATGGTGATCCTTCCAAGACGGCCGTGAAAGCATCTTCAGCTGCTATCATAGCAAGGATTTTGGTGATGAATACCAACTATCTTGCACAACTAACATCAGAACCTTCTCTTTCATCAGTACTGCAGCAAACTGGTGTAGCTATTGAAGATAATATTCTTCTTTCTCTAGTTGGCGTATGGCTTGACAAG GTAGACAATGTATCTTTGCCCCAGAAGAAAGCATTTGGACTAGCACTTTCCATAATTTTAACTTTAAGGTTGCCTCAAGTACTAGACAAACTAGATCAAATACTAAG TGTTTGCACTAGTGTAATTCTCGGAGGGACTGATGACTTAACCGAGGAAGAGTCAAG GTCGCACGATGAGGATTTGCTTCCTAGTAAGGAGTTAAGGAGAAGACAG ATCAAAGTCTCGGACCCTATCAACCGGTTATCATTAGAAAACTCAGTGAGAGACAACCTTCAAACTTGTGCTGCCCTTCATGGAGAGTCGTTTAATTCTGCCATTGCTAAAATACATCCAGCAGCTTTTGCACAGTTGAAGCAGGCGCTAAAGATGCCATAA